One Alkalicoccus halolimnae DNA segment encodes these proteins:
- a CDS encoding acetyltransferase, producing MKKPVVLLGLGGHAKVLIDVLELGNYEIKGYAAPSEQKSPYTIPYLGKDEVLGHYDKTEFMLINTLGSTSNLELRKQLFNNFKSQGYLFATLIHPKAYVSNRAIIGEGVQLMAGAIVQPFAVIGDNSIINSNAVVEHDSLISSNCHIAPGVTISGGVKVGECTHIGTGASVIQDIQIEDNVVVGAGAVVIKNVSKNKKMIGVPAKEVKK from the coding sequence ATGAAGAAACCAGTTGTACTCTTAGGCTTAGGTGGTCATGCTAAAGTTTTAATTGATGTATTGGAATTAGGTAATTATGAAATAAAAGGTTACGCAGCACCTTCTGAGCAAAAAAGTCCTTACACGATTCCTTATTTGGGAAAAGATGAGGTTTTGGGCCATTACGATAAAACAGAATTCATGTTAATTAATACTCTGGGATCTACGTCGAATTTAGAATTGAGAAAACAACTCTTTAATAATTTTAAATCGCAAGGATATTTATTTGCTACATTAATTCACCCAAAAGCTTATGTTTCAAATCGGGCCATTATCGGCGAAGGGGTGCAGCTTATGGCTGGTGCCATTGTGCAGCCTTTTGCTGTTATAGGCGACAATTCAATAATCAATTCGAATGCTGTGGTGGAGCACGACTCTTTAATAAGTAGCAATTGTCATATTGCACCAGGAGTAACAATATCAGGTGGTGTGAAAGTTGGAGAGTGCACACACATCGGTACAGGAGCTTCAGTTATACAAGATATACAGATAGAAGATAATGTAGTCGTAGGTGCTGGAGCCGTAGTTATTAAAAATGTCTCAAAGAATAAAAAAATGATAGGGGTGCCAGCCAAGGAGGTCAAAAAATGA
- a CDS encoding transposase, giving the protein MLLRKSRSKNVPFVAIDDFALRKRFRYGTLVVDLRTHHPIDLFAGRTEEETKAWLIKHPTIQTVSRDGSRAYARAIRETSAQIIQVTDRRHILKGLSEAVKEEIYLHFPTKPVGPPITIRTPHPSSKRKSERVREENEAKRWKVIQQVQERQQLGESIMGLSRAFQLSRGTIYHYLTIQHPPSHQRGSPYDSYRPQIHDLIQQGKKADDIEKICRQFGYTGSRSTLNTMIAKERQHFSPPKPFIKPRKVFKQLWNVSHPTEPMGEIEEAWKTQWPPIQDLCTFLIGFRQMFIQTDASLFNSYLQCEAYTAFPAVQRFIRGLEKWRKINKGFITRSCSLGATGWQKDMSIA; this is encoded by the coding sequence GTGCTACTCCGGAAGTCCCGATCGAAGAATGTCCCTTTCGTTGCTATTGATGATTTTGCGCTGCGAAAAAGATTTCGTTACGGTACCCTGGTGGTAGATTTACGTACACATCATCCGATTGACTTATTTGCTGGGCGCACGGAGGAAGAAACAAAAGCTTGGCTGATCAAGCATCCAACGATTCAGACAGTGAGCAGGGATGGCTCCAGAGCGTATGCCCGTGCCATTCGGGAAACCTCTGCACAGATTATCCAAGTAACAGACCGCAGGCATATCCTCAAAGGACTATCTGAAGCAGTGAAGGAAGAAATTTATCTCCACTTCCCGACAAAACCAGTGGGACCACCGATCACTATCCGAACTCCGCATCCTTCCTCGAAGAGGAAAAGCGAACGCGTGCGAGAAGAAAACGAAGCAAAGCGTTGGAAAGTGATCCAGCAGGTGCAAGAACGACAGCAGCTCGGAGAGTCCATCATGGGATTAAGCCGAGCTTTTCAACTTTCCCGCGGGACGATTTATCATTATTTAACGATCCAACATCCACCAAGTCATCAACGAGGTTCTCCTTATGATTCATATCGACCGCAGATTCATGACCTGATTCAGCAAGGGAAGAAAGCAGACGACATCGAAAAGATATGTAGACAATTTGGTTATACAGGATCCCGTTCCACCCTGAATACGATGATCGCAAAAGAAAGGCAGCACTTCTCTCCTCCAAAACCTTTTATTAAACCAAGGAAAGTATTTAAGCAGCTGTGGAACGTGTCTCATCCCACCGAACCGATGGGAGAAATCGAAGAAGCATGGAAAACCCAGTGGCCTCCCATTCAGGATTTATGCACCTTTTTGATCGGATTTCGACAAATGTTTATCCAGACAGATGCCTCTCTATTTAATTCTTACCTTCAGTGCGAAGCATATACCGCTTTTCCTGCCGTACAGCGTTTTATCCGCGGGCTGGAGAAATGGAGAAAGATAAACAAGGGATTCATAACGCGGTCCTGCTCCCTTGGAGCAACGGGGTGGCAGAAGGACATGTCCATCGCCTGA
- a CDS encoding cytidylyltransferase domain-containing protein, translating to MIGTKKILAIIPARGKSKGIPRKNIKPIAGKPLIAWTIEEANKSKYIDRLVVSTEDEEIALISEKFGGEVPFFRPDYLSKDTTPGIEPVLHAVDELPGFDYVMMLQPTSPLRTVEDVDGIIEWMHQKKYDSVVSVCLSDKTPSWMFQLTNENNLESIIQEEVIVRRQESKETYALNGALYLISLKELNNYRSFFTKNTKGYVMPKKRSFDIDDLVDFEICENILEKTTQKK from the coding sequence ATGATAGGTACTAAAAAAATACTAGCTATTATACCGGCTCGGGGTAAATCAAAAGGTATTCCACGAAAAAATATCAAACCAATTGCAGGTAAGCCGCTGATTGCATGGACTATTGAAGAGGCAAATAAATCAAAATATATTGACCGTTTAGTTGTATCAACAGAAGACGAAGAAATTGCGTTAATTTCTGAGAAATTTGGTGGAGAAGTTCCTTTTTTTCGCCCAGATTACCTATCTAAAGACACGACACCAGGAATAGAACCTGTTCTTCATGCGGTCGATGAATTACCTGGATTTGATTACGTTATGATGTTGCAACCAACCTCTCCTTTAAGAACAGTTGAGGATGTGGATGGTATTATAGAGTGGATGCATCAAAAAAAATATGACTCTGTAGTATCTGTCTGCCTATCTGATAAAACTCCGTCTTGGATGTTTCAACTAACAAATGAAAACAATCTAGAATCGATTATACAAGAGGAAGTTATTGTTAGGCGGCAAGAAAGCAAAGAAACTTATGCATTAAACGGTGCGTTATATCTAATTAGCTTAAAAGAACTAAATAATTATAGAAGTTTTTTTACAAAGAATACCAAGGGATATGTTATGCCCAAAAAACGGTCTTTTGATATAGACGATCTAGTCGACTTTGAAATTTGTGAAAACATTCTTGAAAAGACAACACAGAAGAAATAG
- a CDS encoding lipopolysaccharide biosynthesis protein encodes MKLNHFLNIRRSKFFKHSVLYTLGSMMTPLISLILLPVYTNYLSPSEYGTMTTVQTMVGMLQLFLLLALHGAITRFFFDFLEDKEKQKEYIGSIYLFVFIFSSFGSIVLFIFSDQIGSLIFSNIQINPYMFYLIGLSWATSLLALPMALFRAQEKVGIFVSFNIIKALIIMIFTSYLIIWRGLGAESALFSQFTITVLFLIVAFIIQRKDYKLSFSPTAIKTSLIFSMPLLPHVASGWIIKSSDRVILEKFVDLNELGFYALAAQVSMVLTLFYTSINNAVVPRYTKLRKQGKNESADKLLKYFLYIVIGFGIISIPIATLGVWIITSPEFYSALALIPVLIVGQILKGMYFIPVAKLFYTKKTNAIATSSTIAAVVNISINLIAIPYIGVYGAVTSTIVGEFIRLALIYRASRISSTQTAE; translated from the coding sequence ATGAAATTAAATCATTTTCTAAATATTAGAAGAAGCAAATTTTTCAAGCATTCTGTCCTCTATACTTTAGGTTCTATGATGACGCCGCTGATCAGTCTAATTCTTTTACCAGTATACACAAATTATCTTTCACCTTCAGAATATGGAACGATGACCACCGTTCAAACTATGGTGGGGATGCTACAGTTATTTTTACTATTAGCCCTCCACGGAGCTATAACGAGATTTTTCTTTGATTTTTTGGAAGATAAAGAAAAACAGAAAGAGTATATCGGGTCTATCTATTTATTTGTTTTTATTTTTTCGTCTTTCGGCTCAATAGTACTTTTCATCTTTAGTGATCAGATTGGGTCACTTATATTTAGTAATATACAGATAAATCCATATATGTTTTATTTAATTGGGCTTTCTTGGGCTACATCTTTATTAGCTTTACCAATGGCTTTATTTAGAGCTCAAGAAAAAGTAGGTATTTTTGTAAGTTTCAATATAATAAAAGCACTTATTATTATGATTTTTACTTCTTATCTAATTATTTGGAGAGGTCTAGGAGCAGAAAGTGCTTTATTTTCTCAGTTTACTATAACAGTTTTGTTTCTTATAGTAGCTTTTATAATCCAAAGGAAAGACTACAAACTTTCATTTAGTCCTACTGCAATAAAAACTAGCCTTATTTTTAGCATGCCATTACTCCCCCATGTAGCAAGTGGATGGATTATAAAATCATCTGATAGAGTGATATTGGAAAAATTTGTTGATTTGAATGAATTAGGCTTTTATGCATTAGCAGCTCAAGTATCAATGGTTTTGACTTTGTTTTATACAAGTATAAATAATGCTGTAGTACCTAGATATACAAAATTGAGAAAACAAGGAAAAAATGAAAGTGCGGATAAATTATTGAAGTATTTTCTATATATAGTAATTGGTTTTGGGATAATATCTATTCCAATTGCTACCCTAGGAGTTTGGATTATAACATCACCTGAATTTTACAGTGCACTGGCACTTATCCCTGTATTAATTGTGGGTCAAATATTAAAAGGTATGTATTTTATTCCAGTGGCGAAATTGTTTTATACTAAAAAAACAAATGCAATTGCCACAAGTAGTACAATAGCAGCGGTGGTTAACATATCTATTAATTTAATTGCTATACCTTACATTGGAGTTTACGGAGCAGTGACTTCAACGATTGTAGGTGAATTTATTAGATTAGCGCTAATTTATAGAGCCAGTAGAATATCTTCTACACAAACAGCCGAATAA
- a CDS encoding nucleotidyltransferase family protein: MKKWEQVLAKPDQSIYDVMNIIDRSAAQIALVVDDENKLLGTVTDGDIRRGLLSKIAMDSSIREVMNKSPKTITKNTKESQIYKMLVNEGLKILPIINENNALIDVKTIEDIHPVVERSNSVVLMAGGLGTRLMPLTENTPKPLLKVGDKPILEIIIENFISHNFTNFYISVNYHAEQIKNYFGDGREWGCNIQYIEESKRLGTAGGLSLIPKIHSESMIIMNGDLLTKANFSKLIDFHEEHEATATMCVREYHETIPYGVIQSKNHKFLGVEEKPTFRYLVNAGVYVLSPKAIQYIPDNEFYDMPTLFEKLNEKQKETCVFPIHEYWLDIGQLKDYEKANVEFYEVFE, from the coding sequence ATGAAAAAGTGGGAGCAAGTTTTAGCAAAACCAGATCAATCAATATATGATGTAATGAATATAATCGATCGAAGCGCTGCACAGATTGCATTGGTAGTAGATGATGAAAATAAGTTATTGGGGACAGTAACCGATGGGGACATAAGAAGAGGACTACTAAGCAAAATAGCAATGGATTCTTCAATAAGAGAAGTAATGAATAAATCTCCTAAGACTATCACTAAAAATACGAAGGAAAGTCAAATATATAAAATGCTCGTTAATGAAGGCTTGAAAATCCTTCCTATAATAAATGAAAATAATGCATTAATTGATGTGAAGACAATAGAAGACATACATCCTGTGGTAGAGCGGAGTAATTCTGTAGTCCTTATGGCTGGTGGACTAGGGACTAGGTTAATGCCACTTACAGAAAATACACCAAAGCCTTTACTAAAAGTTGGCGACAAGCCAATTCTGGAAATCATTATTGAAAACTTTATATCTCATAATTTCACTAATTTCTATATATCGGTAAATTATCACGCGGAACAAATAAAAAATTACTTTGGAGATGGTAGGGAGTGGGGATGTAATATTCAGTATATTGAAGAGTCAAAAAGGCTTGGAACTGCTGGAGGTTTATCCTTGATACCTAAAATACACAGTGAGTCTATGATTATTATGAATGGAGATCTTTTAACAAAAGCAAATTTCAGTAAGTTAATTGACTTTCATGAAGAGCACGAAGCTACCGCAACAATGTGTGTGCGAGAATATCATGAAACAATTCCTTATGGTGTTATTCAATCTAAAAACCATAAGTTTTTAGGAGTAGAAGAAAAACCTACTTTCAGATATTTAGTAAATGCAGGAGTTTATGTCTTGAGTCCCAAGGCAATACAGTATATTCCAGACAATGAATTTTACGATATGCCAACCTTGTTTGAAAAATTAAATGAAAAACAAAAGGAAACTTGTGTTTTTCCAATTCACGAATATTGGCTGGATATTGGTCAGTTAAAGGATTATGAAAAAGCTAATGTAGAATTTTATGAGGTGTTTGAATGA